The proteins below come from a single Ictidomys tridecemlineatus isolate mIctTri1 chromosome 8, mIctTri1.hap1, whole genome shotgun sequence genomic window:
- the Lhfpl5 gene encoding LHFPL tetraspan subfamily member 5 protein isoform X3: protein MVKLLPAQEAAKIYHTNYVRNSRAVGVMWGTLTICFSVLVMALFIQPYWIGDSVNTPQAGYFGLFSYCVGNVLSSELICKGGPLDFSSIPSRAFKTAMFFVALAMFLIIGSIICFSLFFICNSATVYKICAWMQLAAATGLMIGCLVYPDGWDSSEVRRMCGEQTGKYTLGHCTIRWAFMLAILSIGDALILSFLAFVLGYRQDKLLPDDYKADGKEEV from the exons ATGGTGAAGTTGCTGCCCGCCCAGGAGGCAGCCAAGATCTACCACACCAACTATGTGCGGAACTCGCGGGCAGTGGGTGTGATGTGGGGCACGCTCACCATCTGCTTTTCCGTGCTGGTCATGGCCCTCTTCATCCAGCCCTACTGGATCGGTGACAGCGTCAATACGCCCCAGGCGGGCTACTTCGGCCTTTTCTCCTACTGCGTGGGCAACGTGCTCTCTTCCGAGCTCATCTGCAAGGGCGGCCCTCTGGACTTCTCCTCCATCCCTTCCAGAGCCTTCAAGACAGCCATGTTCTTCGTGGCCTTGGCCATGTTCCTCATCATTGGCTCCATCATCTGTTTCAGTCTATTCTTCATCTGCAACTCGGCCACTGTCTACAAGATCTGTGCGTGGATGCAGCTGGCTGCAG ccACAGGTTTAATGATAGGCTGCCTGGTCTACCCAGATGGCTGGGACTCAAGTGAGGTGCGACGCATGTGTGGGGAGCAGACAGGCAAGTACACTCTGGGCCACTGTACCATCCGCTGGGCCTTCATGCTGGCCATCCTCAGCATCGGCGATGCCCTCATCCTCTCCTTCTTGGCTTTTGTTTTGGGCTACCGGCAGGACAAGCTCCTCCCTGATGACTACAAGGCAGATGGAAAAG
- the Lhfpl5 gene encoding LHFPL tetraspan subfamily member 5 protein isoform X2, with protein MVKLLPAQEAAKIYHTNYVRNSRAVGVMWGTLTICFSVLVMALFIQPYWIGDSVNTPQAGYFGLFSYCVGNVLSSELICKGGPLDFSSIPSRAFKTAMFFVALAMFLIIGSIICFSLFFICNSATVYKICAWMQLAAATGLMIGCLVYPDGWDSSEVRRMCGEQTGKYTLGHCTIRWAFMLAILSIGDALILSFLAFVLGYRQDKLLPDDYKADGKASLSLAQVVHRGWKLTIS; from the exons ATGGTGAAGTTGCTGCCCGCCCAGGAGGCAGCCAAGATCTACCACACCAACTATGTGCGGAACTCGCGGGCAGTGGGTGTGATGTGGGGCACGCTCACCATCTGCTTTTCCGTGCTGGTCATGGCCCTCTTCATCCAGCCCTACTGGATCGGTGACAGCGTCAATACGCCCCAGGCGGGCTACTTCGGCCTTTTCTCCTACTGCGTGGGCAACGTGCTCTCTTCCGAGCTCATCTGCAAGGGCGGCCCTCTGGACTTCTCCTCCATCCCTTCCAGAGCCTTCAAGACAGCCATGTTCTTCGTGGCCTTGGCCATGTTCCTCATCATTGGCTCCATCATCTGTTTCAGTCTATTCTTCATCTGCAACTCGGCCACTGTCTACAAGATCTGTGCGTGGATGCAGCTGGCTGCAG ccACAGGTTTAATGATAGGCTGCCTGGTCTACCCAGATGGCTGGGACTCAAGTGAGGTGCGACGCATGTGTGGGGAGCAGACAGGCAAGTACACTCTGGGCCACTGTACCATCCGCTGGGCCTTCATGCTGGCCATCCTCAGCATCGGCGATGCCCTCATCCTCTCCTTCTTGGCTTTTGTTTTGGGCTACCGGCAGGACAAGCTCCTCCCTGATGACTACAAGGCAGATGGAAAAG